One genomic segment of Funiculus sociatus GB2-C1 includes these proteins:
- a CDS encoding MerR family transcriptional regulator has protein sequence MRIGELALKAGVTPRTIRYYEDLGLLGPAERQGKGFRYYTELELARLRKIDALKGLGLSLEEISSIIDLFFEEPTMLRGKQKLLEILQTHLQETDEKIAALEQFRGDLQANIARIQQYIEEVSNQ, from the coding sequence ATGCGAATCGGAGAGCTTGCCCTCAAAGCAGGCGTGACTCCGCGAACAATTCGCTACTACGAGGATCTGGGGTTACTTGGCCCTGCTGAGCGGCAAGGCAAAGGCTTTCGCTACTACACAGAGCTTGAACTAGCCAGACTCCGCAAAATTGATGCGCTCAAAGGATTGGGATTAAGCCTGGAAGAGATTAGCAGTATCATCGACCTGTTTTTTGAAGAACCGACCATGTTACGGGGTAAGCAGAAACTACTGGAAATTCTGCAAACTCATCTTCAGGAGACTGACGAAAAAATCGCCGCTTTAGAGCAGTTTCGCGGAGATTTGCAAGCTAATATCGCCCGGATACAGCAATATATCGAGGAGGTCAGCAACCAGTAA
- a CDS encoding DinB family protein, translating to MLIQHFQMLARYNRLSNRKLYETCALLSDAERQKIRPAFFKSIHGTLNHIMVGDRIWLTRFQGQEIPSTGLNAILYEDFDQLNQARIAEDERIESFASGLTEEFLAGTIQYRNNAGKIYTDPVNLLVAHFFNHQTHHRGQIHDMITQTEIAPPVLDMHRIVRP from the coding sequence ATGCTTATACAGCACTTCCAGATGCTGGCACGATACAACAGACTCTCGAATCGCAAACTTTATGAAACTTGCGCTTTGCTTTCGGATGCAGAACGCCAGAAGATTAGGCCAGCATTTTTCAAAAGTATCCACGGGACACTAAATCATATTATGGTGGGCGATCGCATCTGGTTGACACGTTTCCAGGGCCAAGAAATCCCATCCACCGGACTCAACGCCATCCTTTATGAAGACTTCGACCAACTCAACCAAGCGCGTATAGCAGAAGATGAGCGGATTGAAAGCTTTGCCTCTGGTTTAACCGAAGAATTTTTGGCGGGTACGATTCAGTACCGAAATAACGCCGGAAAAATTTATACTGATCCCGTTAATTTGTTAGTTGCCCACTTTTTCAATCACCAGACACACCACCGGGGGCAAATTCACGACATGATAACCCAGACAGAAATCGCCCCGCCAGTTCTGGATATGCACCGGATTGTTCGACCGTAA
- a CDS encoding aldo/keto reductase, with amino-acid sequence MKVRKLGSQGLMVSELGLGCMGMSEFYGAGDEAQSIDTIHRALDLGVTLLDTADMYGTGENEKLVGKAIKDRRDAVILATKFGIQRGEDSGFRGINGSPEYVQQACDASLQRLGLDYIDLYYQHRVDPNVPIQETLGAMAELVKQGKVRFLGLSEAAPATIRRAHAVHPITALQSEYSLWQREPEDEILPTVRELGIGFVAYSPLGRGFLSGQITSPDNFAPDDYRQHLPRFQGENFQKNLQLVERVKEIASEKGVTPGQLALAWLLSQGDDIVPIPGTKRRAYLEENVAAAAITLSQQERSRLDEVAPNNVAAGDRYADMSSVNR; translated from the coding sequence ATGAAAGTACGCAAACTCGGAAGCCAAGGATTGATGGTTTCGGAACTGGGACTGGGATGTATGGGAATGTCCGAGTTCTACGGCGCAGGCGATGAAGCCCAATCAATTGATACCATTCACCGCGCACTGGATCTCGGTGTCACCCTGCTCGATACTGCTGATATGTACGGAACCGGGGAGAATGAAAAGCTGGTAGGAAAAGCTATTAAAGACCGTCGCGATGCGGTCATACTAGCTACAAAATTCGGCATCCAACGTGGCGAGGATAGTGGTTTCCGAGGTATTAATGGCAGTCCGGAATACGTACAGCAGGCGTGCGATGCTTCGCTGCAACGCCTTGGACTTGATTACATTGACCTCTACTACCAGCACCGCGTCGATCCCAACGTTCCCATTCAGGAAACACTCGGCGCAATGGCAGAATTAGTCAAGCAAGGCAAAGTCCGCTTCCTGGGGCTTTCTGAAGCTGCTCCGGCGACGATTCGACGCGCCCATGCAGTTCACCCGATTACTGCTTTGCAATCAGAATACTCGCTTTGGCAGCGGGAGCCTGAAGATGAGATTTTACCTACAGTACGGGAATTGGGAATTGGCTTTGTGGCATATAGTCCACTTGGACGGGGGTTTCTTTCAGGACAAATTACCAGTCCCGATAATTTTGCTCCCGATGATTACCGCCAGCATTTGCCACGCTTCCAAGGCGAGAATTTTCAAAAGAATCTGCAACTCGTTGAACGGGTGAAGGAAATTGCCAGCGAAAAGGGTGTCACGCCGGGACAACTAGCTTTAGCGTGGTTGCTCTCGCAGGGAGACGATATCGTACCGATCCCCGGAACCAAGCGCCGTGCCTACTTAGAGGAGAATGTGGCAGCAGCTGCCATTACCTTAAGTCAACAAGAGCGATCGCGCCTTGACGAAGTAGCACCCAACAACGTTGCAGCAGGCGATCGCTACGCGGATATGAGTTCCGTAAATCGTTAA
- a CDS encoding hybrid sensor histidine kinase/response regulator → MKLELRVLIVEDSEEDAELLIYELKSGDYHPIYERVDTADGFIAALDKQHWDIVIADYSMPCFSAPAALSLLQENKLDIPFIIVSGTIGEEMAVDAMKAGASDYVMKGNLARLIPAVERELREALQRQKRREAEQALREKEERFRSLIENALDIITVVSPDGNVYYISPSVHRVLGYESEELLEKNLFFYIHPEDVTEVIDNLHQALNKPSSTLFTKFRFQHQDGSWRVLEGVCKKIIYSPELASIVVNCRDITERQQAEEICRELEKQKELNESKFNFVSIMSHEFRNPLNIITISAELLENYSDVASKEQKYLYFQRIRAAARNMTQLLDDILTISKAEVGKLEIKPATLDLAKFCLELVEEMQFSNAGNAVNFVFKGGEVDGQQSQESEAGTITNCCSLAYMDEKLLRHIFINLLSNAIKYSPAGGEVLFELSCQNYEAIIQVKDQGIGIPANDQKRLFEVFHRAGNVGKIPGTGLGLSIVKKFVELHGGKIEVSSEVGVGSTFTVKLPLQSQRLTESRHTYSCGAN, encoded by the coding sequence ATGAAGTTAGAGCTGCGTGTTCTAATAGTTGAAGACTCAGAGGAAGATGCTGAACTGCTAATATATGAACTAAAGAGCGGTGATTACCATCCTATATACGAACGGGTGGACACAGCAGATGGTTTCATAGCAGCGCTTGATAAACAGCATTGGGATATTGTCATTGCTGATTACTCTATGCCTTGTTTTAGCGCTCCTGCTGCTTTAAGTTTGTTGCAGGAGAATAAACTGGATATACCATTCATTATTGTGTCAGGAACCATCGGTGAAGAGATGGCTGTTGATGCTATGAAAGCTGGAGCTTCTGACTACGTCATGAAAGGCAACTTGGCGCGACTTATCCCTGCTGTTGAGCGCGAGTTACGTGAAGCCCTCCAGCGGCAAAAACGACGGGAAGCGGAACAAGCTTTACGCGAGAAAGAAGAACGATTTCGCTCTCTAATTGAAAATGCCTTAGATATTATTACAGTTGTGAGTCCTGATGGCAATGTGTATTATATAAGCCCCTCTGTTCATAGAGTTTTGGGTTATGAATCAGAAGAATTACTTGAAAAAAACCTCTTTTTTTACATTCACCCTGAGGATGTAACTGAAGTTATTGATAACCTACATCAGGCACTTAATAAACCCAGTAGCACGTTATTTACAAAGTTTCGATTTCAGCATCAAGATGGTTCTTGGCGTGTGCTTGAAGGTGTTTGTAAAAAGATTATTTATTCGCCAGAACTAGCAAGTATTGTTGTTAACTGTCGCGATATTACAGAGCGTCAGCAAGCTGAAGAGATTTGCCGGGAACTGGAGAAACAAAAAGAATTAAACGAAAGTAAATTTAACTTTGTTTCTATAATGTCGCACGAGTTTCGCAATCCGCTCAATATTATTACAATATCTGCTGAATTACTGGAAAACTATAGCGATGTTGCCAGTAAAGAGCAAAAATATTTGTACTTTCAGCGCATTCGAGCTGCTGCTCGAAATATGACGCAGTTGTTAGATGATATTCTGACAATCAGTAAAGCGGAAGTCGGGAAATTAGAGATAAAACCAGCTACCCTTGATTTAGCAAAATTTTGCTTGGAATTGGTGGAGGAGATGCAGTTTAGTAATGCAGGTAATGCGGTCAATTTTGTTTTTAAAGGCGGAGAAGTTGATGGACAACAAAGTCAGGAATCGGAAGCAGGAACGATAACAAATTGTTGTAGCTTAGCTTATATGGATGAAAAACTGCTGCGGCATATTTTTATTAATTTGCTTTCAAATGCTATTAAGTATTCACCCGCAGGAGGTGAGGTGCTATTTGAACTTTCTTGTCAGAATTACGAGGCAATTATCCAAGTTAAGGATCAAGGTATCGGGATTCCTGCAAATGACCAAAAACGACTATTTGAAGTGTTTCATCGAGCAGGAAATGTGGGCAAGATTCCTGGTACGGGGCTGGGATTATCTATTGTCAAAAAGTTCGTGGAATTGCACGGGGGCAAGATTGAAGTAAGTAGTGAAGTTGGAGTGGGTAGCACCTTTACAGTTAAGCTGCCATTGCAAAGTCAGAGATTAACAGAATCGCGCCACACCTACTCATGTGGCGCGAACTAA